The following are encoded together in the Strongyloides ratti genome assembly S_ratti_ED321, chromosome : 2 genome:
- a CDS encoding Numb-associated kinase, translating to MADIFKSAFDYLSTQTENLRNTVAGSSTSNIFGKNNHELVGTFVEIGGLKLIIRNLLAEGGFALVFSAQDSQSNWYAIKRQIATTREAAANILKEIRFLRQLTSHPNILNYANAAQYKNSSGSTEFLLLTELCSGGSVIDLMKKCKNLSPEQIVKIFYATCNALSYMHSQVPPLIHRDIKIENLLFDKDGFVKLCDFGSATNKQYNPNEDWSSLDRGKLEEEMAQNTTPMYRPPEIMEIYSNYPIGVSMDVWALGCILYYLCFHKHPFEDSSKLAIVNANYSLPSESQYTIFYPLIKACLKPNPMDRPTSDYLKESTITLAKSMGVDLSKPVSGVENYIEQMESVPVGPKQIVTNTETTSSQGSVLSSLKGQGISLFKNLKEKSKDVVQTVQSTYGGKGPDATWVSSRILLIPLPENIPEALKSTVDENIKSYIYQVSQGKNFILYNLGNRTFKCDYKGKSFEAQFPPLNSGVAPSLNYLFELLTDISMYLSRNNNSILVFVGPEVSCILMSAALIIFNKILPTAKVSDITRSLYKSRGYNDDGKRMPLCYTRQLEYIQTIVNCYPDQLRCLIHNHPMSIISIHFSSVPIANRAKTGSRPYVEIYSGITKLWSTFKDYTLLREYNSLNDSSITIDLEDLPILNDVTIVVNHARFNRMTNKITNVFMFSFGFYSSFHDIGKSILEFDIKDFDINKNGEVLLPPDFKTTLSLKIGPVDRGFSIDNSPNFLTYDKSLSSIMNVVKDTQERDYLASTFISTNNNFSQTNVNESNLFEKDVVINTDNTVSESFFDTLSWENDTKQKSIPKRPPPPNIFTNKDNLFDDAEIHERLAGIRVTKEEEADDSENFKFDYEKKEQPKKEEKKLVSESFDLLGLGNEISTTYTSSSQIPNDDPFNVFAITPQMTGNSMAVNYDANDLLNFDSPITFNRNASAPNLEAKDKRDIDPFEDFMAQNSFPTTAMNSNESLSRTATTSKPNYNSAFFSISEQQKINIDSKKPNSSCTFDDLLSSQGFNVQNKNENKTLADMKKDEEKKTMDPIQFKIKNWTSGKERNIRALLASLNSILWEGASAYKQPSMGDLLDPIQVKKCYYKACLVVHPDKQTGTCNEVLAKAIFTELNDAWSAFENGN from the exons ATGgctgatatttttaaatcagcATTTGATTATCTATCAACGCAAACAgaaaatttaagaaatacTGTTGCTGGTTCTTCAACGTCAAATATTTTTGGGAAAAATAACCATGAATTAGTTGGAACTTTTGTTGAAATTGGTGGTCTTAAACTtattataagaaatttaCTGGCAGAAG gAGGGTTTGCATTGGTATTTTCTGCTCAGGATTCTCAATCTAATTGGTATGCTATTAAAAGACAAATAGCTACAACCAGAGAAGCTGCtgcaaatatattaaaagaaattcgTTTTCTTCGTCAATTAACATCACATccaaatattttgaattatGCTAATGCTgcacaatataaaaatagctCAGGTTCTACTgaatttcttcttttaacAGAATTGTGTTCCGGTGGTTCTGTTATTGATCTTATGaagaaatgtaaaaatttgtcTCCAGAacaaattgttaaaatattttatgctACATGTAATGCTTTATCTTATATGCATTCTCAAGTACCACCATTAATACATAgagatattaaaattgagAATCTTCTTTTTGATAAAGATGGTTTTGTGAAATTATGTGATTTTGGTAGTGCAACAAATAAGCAATATAATCCAAACGAAGATTGGAGTAGTTTAGATAGAGGAAAATTAGAAGAAGAGATGGCTCAAAATACAACTCCAATGTACAGACCTCCTGAAATAATGGAAATATATTCTAATTATCCTATTGGTGTTTCTATGGATGTTTGGGCTTTAGGATGTATTTTGTACTATTTATGTTTTCATAAACATCCATTTGAAGATAGTTCAAAATTAGCAATAGTTAATGCCAATTATTCATTACCATCTGAATCGcaatatacaattttttatccATTAATTAAGGCTTGTCTTAAACCTAATCCTATGGATAGACCAACATCAGATTATCTTAAAGAATCTACAATTACTTTAGCTAAATCTATGGGTGTTGATTTATCTAAACCTGTATCTGGAgtagaaaattatattgaaCAAATGGAATCTGTTCCTGTTGGTCCAAAACAAATTGTTACAAATACAGAAACAACTTCTTCACAAGGATCTGTCTTAAGTTCATTGAAAGGACAAGGAATAagtttgtttaaaaatttaaaagaaaaatctaAAGATGTTGTTCAGACAGTTCAATCAACATATGGTGGTAAAGGACCCGATGCAACTTGGGTTTCGTCTAGAATTTTATTGATACCTCTACCTGAAAATATTCCAGAGGCTTTAAAATCTACTGTAGATGAAAACATAAAatcttatatttatcaaGTATCTCAAgggaaaaattttattttatacaatttagGAAATAGAACATTTAAATGTGATTATAAAGGGAAATCTTTTGAGGCACAATTTCCTCCTTTAAATAGTGGTGTTGCTCCttctttaaattatctttttgaaTTGTTAACAGATATCAGCATGTATTTATCACGAAATAACAATAGTATTTTAGTATTTGTTGGACCTGAAGTTTCATGTATTTTGATGTCTGCagcattaataattttcaacaaaattttaCCTACTGCAAAAGTAAGTGATATTACAAgatcattatataaaagtagaGGTTATAATGATGATGGTAAAAGAATGCCATTGTGTTATACAAGACAACTTGAATATATACAAACAATTGTAAATTGTTATCCTGACCAACTTCGTTGCCTTATTCATAATCATCCTATGTCTATAATATCTATTCATTTTTCTTCTGTTCCTATAGCTAATAGAGCTAAAACTGGTTCAAGACCATATGTTGAAATTTATAGTGGTATAACTAAATTATGGTCAACATTTAAAGATTATACTTTATTAAGAGAATATAATTCATTAAATGATTCTTCAATAACAATTGACCTCGAAGATCTTCCAATTCTCAATGATGTTACCATTGTTGTTAACCATGCTAGATTTAATAGAATGACAAATAAGATAACTAATGTTTTTATGTTTAGTTTTGGATTCTATTCTTCTTTTCATGATATAGGTAAATCAATTTTAGAATTTGACATTAAAGATTTtgatattaacaaaaatggAGAAGTTCTTCTTCCTCCTGATTTTAAAACAACACTTTCACTTAAGATTGGTCCAGTTGACAGAGGTTTTAGTATTGATAATTCacctaattttttaacatatgaCAAATCATTATCTTCAATAATGAATGTTGTTAAAGATACACAAGAAAGAGATTATTTAGCTTCAACATTTATTTCAacaaataacaatttttcaCAAACAAATGTAAATGaaagtaatttatttgaaaaagatGTAGTAATAAATACGGATAATACTGTTAGTGAAAGTTTTTTTGATACATTATCATGGGAAAATGATACAAAACAGAAAAGTATTCCAAAACGTCCACCACCaccaaatatttttactaataaagataatttatttgatgaTGCTGAAATTCATGAACGTCTTGCAGGTATTAGAGTTACAAAAGAGGAGGAAGCAGATGATagtgaaaattttaaatttgactacgaaaaaaaagaacaaccaaaaaaagaagaaaagaAATTAGTTTCAGAAAGTTTTGATTTACTTGGTCTAGGTAATGAAATATCAACTACATATACATCATCTTCACAAATTCCTAATGATGATCCTTTCAATGTTTTTGCTATAACACCACAAATGACAGGAAATAGTATGGCAGTAAACTATGATGcaaatgatttattaaattttgattcaccaataacatttaatagAAATGCATCTGCACCAAATCTTGAAGCTAAAGATAAAAGAGACATTGATCCATTTGAAGATTTTATGGCACAAAATAGTTTTCCAACCACAGCAATGAATTCCAATGAATCACTTTCAAGAACAGCCACCACTTCAAAACCTAACTATAATAGTGCATTCTTTAGTATATCAgaacaacaaaaaataaatattgatagTAAAAAGCCTAATTCCTCATGTACTTTTGATGATCTACTTTCTAGTCAGGGATTTAATGTACAAAATAAGAATGAAAATAAGACTTTAGCTGATATGAAAAaagatgaagaaaaaaaaacaatggATCCAATTCAATTTaag attaaaaattGGACATCTGGTAAAGAACGTAATATAAGAGCTCTCCTGGCTTCACTTAATAGTATTTTATGGGAAGGTGCATCAGCATATAAACAACCATCTATGGGTGATTTATTAGATCCAATACAAGTAAAGAAATGTTACTACAAAGCATGCCTTGTTGTTCATCCAGATAAACAAACTGGAACATGTAATGAAGTATTAGCAAAGGCAATTTTTACTGAATTAAATGATGCTTGGTCAGCATTTGAAAATggtaattaa
- a CDS encoding 1-phosphatidylinositol 4,5-bisphosphate phosphodiesterase codes for MAKEYQFNWKPNIPQSFIDGCIFDKYDDESTFLDLNANVKIDEYGFYLSWTVDGKDTNLIDLVNIWESRPVTGPPKDGRILFELEQRGSRETLEERTVWITYGQDLVNINSFYIVAQDIGTAKLWRNGINEILKNLKVRHVCPTTNLMKHWRFLCLGLNDRRKIPIKNIVKTFSSGKPERMVLKCLSDLGLAGDKYTPVKVIRKSWSKNLKNFYRCKSKKYNKKKEREELDVELFTFEKFLRLYHKICPRTEVQELFVKLSGQKEYLTRDKLIGFLNEEQRDPRLNEILFPHFTINTAQALIAKFEIDENYINNGKMSGDAFLRFLMSDENSPIFLDRTEMYQDMDQPLSHYYINSSHNTYLVGRQYGGKSSTEIYRTVLLSGCRCVELDCWDGTGENKGEPIITHGKAMCTDVFFKDVLYQIRDTAFARSDFPVILSFENHCSKSNQQKMAKYCMEIFGDMLLSKPLSDFPLEPGVPLPPPSRLKRKILIKNKRLKPEVEKVQMEQFLREGKLDEDDEITENPDVVGEDASLPRTNTTTTYPTTMTSCGSSLSVTSDNASILSLISSSSATAGGSIVSQLSFRRHHHYHNYPSRGKETFERNSSFRIPSSTYNTSSGSMLSNRNITNMRLSFRNKSPNKSGSGTNTGSMDGFYSSRLAGSQHISSISENASRRQSTSNFSMFHVSDNSLASHGEYNSSKDYFTSIFSKIPGIDGKEQDEAHPELKQVNFISKLKPLGFKKAQTILTKEEEERIIAEYHYTGATTNIHPLLSSLVNYTHPVKFSGFDVAEQNNLHFHMSSYSESTGLTYLKQNAPEFVNYNKRQLSRIYPKGARVDSSNFLPQIFWNAGCHMVSLNFQTPDVPMQLNQGKFEYNGNCGYLLKPDFMRRPDKTFDPFSESPVDGIIAATCSVRIISGQFICDRKIGTYVEVEMYGLPTDTIRKEHKTKTIPTNGLNPIYNEDPFVFRKVILPDLAVLRFAAYDENGKQLGQRILPLDGLQAGYRHISLRTETNMPTVLPTLFVHIVIKTYVPDEHSGLVDILADPRAFYKPSKQEVLRKLVDDDMENEQIGNGQGNVKLENGPLSDRSLGHSLPHDKTAPSTPLSGMSKNFNNGNNGSSIDNGKTSQPNSSRSAAETSDNKFKIKTIDIEEIKKDKVFIKLMKKQQKDVEELKKKHGKQRDYIQKQQQTNVDKLIYGGNRMSKKKRESEKRSNPFTSRDSLSSKPTEGGLSPEEINSVKMKSLVSNQTDEWSSLLHKQAIEEYDQKKSHIKQEFETLKLLLIDAQKQQMTLLKSNLDNEHKELKQQQTKKSMDDTKAIQQDKNTKNKAERDRRIKELNEKNVKVFVEERKRLAMKAQKHEEQLQMRHQNQIEVLEKELSKALENEKMSHQETLLSLRPQSIV; via the exons ATGGCCAAAGAGTACCAATTTAATTGGAAACCTAATATACCACAAAGTTTTATAGATGGTtgtatttttgataaatatgatGATGAGTCAACTTTCTTAGATTTAAATGCAAATGTTAAAATTGACGAGTATGGTTTTTATCTATCATGGACAGTTGATGGAAAAGATACAAATTTAATAGATTTAGTTAATATTTGGGAAAGTAGACCTGTTACAGGACCACCAAAAGATGGTAGAATACTTTTTGAGTTAGAACAACGTGGTTCACGTGAAACATTAGAAGAAAGAACTGTATGGATAACTTATGGTCAAGATTTAGTTAatattaattcattttatattgttgCTCAGGATATTGGTACAGCTAAATTATGGAGAAATGgtattaatgaaatattaaaaaatttaaaagttagaCATGTCTGCCCAACaacaaatttaatgaaacatTGGAGATTTTTATGTTTAGGTTTAAATGATAGAAGAAAAATtcctataaaaaatattgttaaaacaTTTTCTAGTGGTAAACCAGAAAGAATGGTTCTTAAATGTTTAAGTGATCTTGGTTTAGCAGGTGATAAG TATACACCAGTAAAAGTAATAAGAAAATCGTGGagtaaaaatttgaaaaacttttatagATGTAAATccaaaaagtataataaaaaaaag gAACGGGAAGAATTAGATGTAGAACTTTTtacttttgaaaaatttttacgtctatatcataaaatatgtCCAAGAACAGAAGTACAAGagttatttgtaaaatt gaGTGGccaaaaagaatatttaacaaGAGATAAATTAATTGGATTTTTAAATGAGGAACAAAGAGATCCAAGgttaaatgaaattttgtTTCCTCATTTTACTATTAATACTGCACAAGCATTAATAGCAAAATTTGAAATAgatgaaaattatattaataatggtAAAATGAGTGGAGATGcatttttaagatttttaatGTCTGATGAAAATTCACCAATATTTCTTGATAGAACTGAGATGTATCAAGATATGGATCAACCATTATcacattattatataaattcatCACATAATACTTATTTAGTAGGTAGACAATATGGTGGTAAAAGTTCAACTGAAATTTATCGTACAGTTCTTTTATCTGGATGTCGTTGTGTTGAATTAGATTGTTGGGATGGAACTGGTGAAAATAAAGGTGAACCTATCATAACACATGGTAAAGCTATGTGTAcagatgttttttttaaagatgtTCTTTATCAAATTCGTGATACTGCCTTTGCTAGATCTGATTTTCCggttattttatcttttgaaAATCATTGTTCAAAATCTAATCAACAAAAAATGGCTAAATATTGTATGGAAATATTTGGTGATATGTTATTATCAAAACCATTATCTGATTTTCCTCTTGAACCAGGTGTTCCTTTACCACCACCATCAagattaaaaagaaaaatattaattaaaaataagagaCTTAAACCAGAGGTTGAAAAAGTTCAGATGGAACAATTTTTAAGAGAAGGAAAATTAGATGAAGATGATGAGATAACAGAAAATCCTGATGTTGTTGGTGAAGATGCTTCATTACCAC GAACAAATACAACAACAACATATCCTACCACAATGACAAGCTGTGGCTCCAGTTTAAGTGTTACTTCTGATAATGCATCCATTCTTTCCCTAATATCATCCTCTTCCGCAACAGCTGGAGGAAGTATTGTTTCACAACTTTCCTTTCGTCGCCATCATCATTACCACAATTATCCATCACGTGGTAAGGAGACATTTGAAAGGAATTCTTCTTTTCGTATTCCTTCAAGTACTTATAATACATCTTCTGGTAGTATGTTATCAAATAGAAACATTACAAATATGCGTCTCAGTTTTAGGAATAAAAGTCCTAATAAATCCGGTAGTGGTACCAATACCGGAAGCATGGATGGCTTTTATTCATCTCGATTAG CTGGTAGTCAACATATAAGTTCAATTTCTGAGAATGCTTCACGTCGTCAATCTACTTCCAACTTTTCTATGTTTCATGTCTCTGACAACAGCTTGGCTTCTCACGGTGAATATAATTCTTCAAAAGATTATTTCACGTCTATCTTCTCCAAGATTCCAG gtATAGATGGAAAAGAGCAAGATGAAGCACATCCAGAATTGAAAcaagttaattttattagcAAATTAAAACCATTAGGTTTTAAAAAGGCACAG acaATTCTTACAAAAGAAGAGGAGGAAAGAATTATTGCTGAATATCATTATACTGGAGCAACAACAAATATTCATCCATTATTATCTTCACTTGTAAATTATACTCATCCAGTAAAATTTTCTGGATTTGATGTTGCtgaacaaaataatttacattttcATATGTCTTCATATTCAGAATCTACTGGTTTaacttatttaaaacaaaatgcTCCTGAATTTgttaattataacaaaagaCAACTTTCAAGAATATATCCTAAGGGTGCTAGAGTAGATTCATCAAACTTTTTACCTCAAATATTTTGGAATGCTGGTTGTCATATGGTtagtttaaattttcaaacaCCTGATGTTCCTATGCAATTAAATCAAggaaaatttgaatataatgGTAATTGTggttatttattaaaacctGATTTTATGAGAAGACCTGATAAAACTTTTGATCCATTTTCTGAGTCACCTGTTGATGGTATTATAGCAGCAACATGTTCTGTACGTATTATTTCTGGACAATTTATTTGTGATAGAAAAATTGGTACATATGTTGAAGTTGAAATGTATGGATTACCTACAGATACAATAAGAAAAGAACATAAAACTAAAACAATACCTACTAATGGATTAAATCCAATATATAATGAAGATCCATTTGTTTTtagaaaagttattttacCAGATTTAGCAGTATTACGATTTGCTGCATATGATGAAAATGGAAAACAACTTGGTCAAAGAATTTTACCATTAGATGGTCTTCAGGCTGGATATAGACATATTTCATTAAGAACAGAAACTAATATGCCAACAGTTTTACCAACATTATTTGTAcatattgttattaaaacataCGTACCTGATGAACATTCTGGTCTTGTAGATATTTTAGCTGATCCTAGAGCATTTTATAAACCAAGTAAACAAGAAGTATTAAGAAAATTAGTTGATGATGATATGGAAAATGAACAAATAGGTAATGGACAAGGAAATGTTAAATTAGAAAATGGTCCTTTATCTGATCGTTCATTAGGACATTCTTTACCTCATGATAAAACAGCTCCAAGTACACCATTAAGTGGTAtgagtaaaaattttaataatggaAATAATGGTTCATCAATTGATAATGGTAAAACAAGTCAACCTAATTCTTCAAGATCAGCTGCAGAAACAtctgataataaatttaaaattaaaactattgatatagaagaaattaaaaaagataaagtatttataaaattaatgaaaaaacaacaaaaagatgttgaagaattaaagaaaaaacatGGAAAACAAAGAGATTATATACAGAAACAACAACAAACAAatgttgataaattaatttatggAGGTAATAGGATGTCTAAAAAAAAGAGAGAAAGTGAAAAAAGAAGTAATCCATTTACTTCTCGTGATTCTTTATCATCAAAACCAACAGAAGGTGGATTATCTCCAGAGGAAATAAATTCAGTCAAGATGAAAAGTTTAGTATCTAATCAAACAGATGAATGGTCTAGTTTATTACATAAACAAGCTATTGAAGAGTATGATCAGAAAAAAAGTCATATAAAACAAGAAtttgaaacattaaaattattattaatagatGCTCAAAAACAACAAATGACTTTACTTAAAAGTAATCTTGATAATGAACATAAAGAATTAAAACAACAACAAACTAAAAAATCAATGGATGATACAAAAGCTATACAACaagataaaaatacaaaaaataaagctGAAAGAGATAGAAGAATAAAAGAATtgaatgaaaaaaatgttaaagtaTTTGTAGAAGAAAGAAAACGTTTAGCAATGAAGGCACAAAAACATGAGGAACAATTACAAATGCGTCATCAAAATCAAATTGAGgttttagaaaaagaattaaGCAAAGCtttagaaaatgaaaaaatgaGTCATCAAGAAACATTACTTTCTTTAAGACCTCAATCTATTGTTTAA